A DNA window from Haliovirga abyssi contains the following coding sequences:
- a CDS encoding carboxypeptidase regulatory-like domain-containing protein, with product MKKSIVIVLIGLLGLSGCIGVWGDKTTVKPKYEKTAVDYYEAARTNFADPYKVTTPEEVDKNVVENAKMAEGKSLLEKDSEIEMKSKLLRAMAQNYKGQLLVEEGEDSPTGAISRARAISINNSKAELEFAEANIELSALEYKSIAAKAIKVNVLSNWSQIDDTKLTAAEDAADNLSMVQDQIDSDPNLQNIKVAGEKIESEDVLTKVADIYIKKGDNKKAMESLAKAQEITDGKNKTTKDSKVLKIKIKMADVLIDSGQPEAAAKVLKSVVDESQSMSASTDIKEKAKAKLVAEGLQRVQAIAEAGVDLSDTGIDTEKVKKGLKNVTDVANAGTQNLITDEKLNSIKGKVADKINEAKDNVEVGKDKEINNAYSQLLIGELDKSEKLFETLIQDSEVLASGKYTRDVIFGLALVYTKKGETENAIETYKRVSVLIPEDGDSVKRAAMEISKLSEDKTEEVGGNKLVIIPPTFKKTSFLPGDSLSLAIDIMYSDMSNIDKNIELKASIYNKQGEEEKDIMRAINFKYDEKNVFKGEAVISLTAISGQYKLVIMAKEKNGALYSRFEMPIFIGRISDIKNNVKIDMVKIDKDILKVELMNFKTNSGIKLKINSTEAAISMAGEAIYSLTGSDKLDGEHEMNIELYQNNKVVDTRIFKYKIGTLEVISDESRAAIEVKVKDIVSRFNGDKANILSLVDDKSNLYRVLSDKLTTASAIDITREEINKPIVDKYGNFAIVRTNEKVTVNDNEIPYYQEYKLVKIVDEDGAESWKIRNIAFLDILFVNSKNIDTDNDGLTDEEEEQLGTNPNNPDTDGDGYTDGEEVAKNSDPNNKDSVPAEEEGVNATETVNILNQVFDILSNSEAKDTIEGFINGSTTESAISFINKYYTENIDETFKEELTNKIKENLEFLSNKKVTLKFIKPNVEEKKLNEIPFDLRKKSNIYILNLDVVFDLRDDSDRPIFTDNMHFEFVGKKSEDGSLSWKVRYASKLENGFFIPEILKSADNQDNDGDGYIDEELPNGEDDDGDGLVDEDLRAPIGGGVDDTGVVKFTLNNNHMKFVKIIAKYSVNSTDTTESAIILKGAIRRFGRIQTETTEDKLPLNTELKVKIDVEGVGKYESDWFTLTADSQEEDLGDITNKLMEPMKITFPENEHEFDLSTTNGGVRIEWTKLNSDEIKTYAVVVVTDMRDIEQGNFDNFVAVKFMDATTTESAMSWDYKESSMDDFDVNNGFGRKLLPNTNYIAVIGAFKEDISTLMQESNESDPVVISKPVMFKVKGIEGLYKVGGNIYNNNFIPFGVNIAVMENMPDNAEDVTPDYIFRIDSSNAAGWDNGERAFRLPFEISIPEGKYYIGAYLDVNNNGRIDEGDLLSNLLGEEDNDNNGEPDGFVVDKDKTATKLYLRENMGGDTIKGTITNKTDMAGNLMVAILEYNKESQEPHGNFVTDMIAGNINANDDNDYKMNFKPYGDGNIAFGIETFIDLNGDRMPEPNEPKSSFTKFYDNGGYIIDKEHIDLTINKIVTPGDGIDNDKDGKVDEELPNGIDDDGDGLIDEDTKIPENTAGDGEVIGKVELEGGYGSFIDYGVLIYNTKEDFYNFLFGGTTDGGGNYDITGLPVDLPENEKLMIEFKKEGYQQVTTEAGITKDMHTNTLQTIILKKRLKITKPNTQFVMWNIGDSNLDTEVMWELKSGVKYKIVVGWDYETAQSKPIFEKDLGSDIDTYTFTKEDLQNIGIGHRVILVIGAGAASAPIDVEIQDNTTYNNKIIGEIVTKEPINQNIILGLFENDPKNMNEFRPKYRFDIDRMNYTTTNSAISGEMSYIYSYNFTIPETGFYYIAAMVDNDANNMITPNDFVGMLNYAMQIKAGDNQISRFGLERMQGGDNLDITIDVDNSITVGNIMLGLYKWDSATGNWKEKPEEQSNEPFMYHQEFGRQYDLEYKDENGEVNRYALMAFVDVDGDGMPKNTEEVKSDYIELTFDNTGRIINRNIYLPIMKNKVTGTSKIDVTVIADDNSTITGANVEIYNEKYNLRIMMVTNASGEVVFEKLPAGKYDVKVRKEGYSEEYEEIYTVDGETTTKSFTMQQQLGETYFLRGTIMIEGATETLNMGRVVVNIINSDNTEEYVTDSSIMNNNFEIGNLVSGSYRLHVVDIAGYPEEVRDFVIDKSDIYIDDIVLKKLGEGSISGNVSARNFPWGEIRVNTLSGKEVGQAQIDPVTGSFVVDGLPIGTELKYEINVEGYMWYGNKVTIDETIKTVDFGTINLQEAGTNTLEVTITNPEVVTDFWHAGILKVDENGNKDYITNGEWNGVDKIYFRNIPTGNFVIEISGNGFMDVQDMPVEVINENTILNITLKTPIKIVSPATHSIEKDGSGNYTVNFQWEDNTAAVNTYVIAVKQGEINNDNITGPEYFDTALILVDKTTKEWTYVDKAKATGSLEFANSLTPNYMYGYMILGFAETTTELEAKINNSEDVEPIITSEPDSFMLASDAVGEVEVKVINTNNVPIPSDGSILVAIFKDYMPMGEDGGPTGDQIVGIKENVPVSTSLLPGNAGGMPGQTITVPISQEMVSTGATTGYVAFVMVQDGMGNEIKDLFGADLVKFNSTGLVEPIDINMIGGASDEVMGMFAKKIVTLNLTLPTDMNIDYSKNVKMEADIYSEDKHDGIAWKEFKVNSDSELPTTITLYIMKDYDINNNYKIHTSIYYDNGAGNKENIAGDYDVVFDDGDSYNMDLQLDNGNQQPSGKDITLIGNITNNVNQGAIVMDILKTDEQGNPLLDGNNDPLPPVYHRDNVSEGALNEVANLENGSYKAVFILDLGPQGPSPEDIKEFRDFNVTDITTDISLGDIEFNATQPTGKDVTLTGTITNNVTQGAIVMDILKTDEQGNPLLDGNNNPLPPVYHRDNVSEGALNEVANLENGSYKAVFILDLGAQGPSPEDVKEFRDFNITDTTTDISLGDIEFNATQPTGKDVTLTGTITNNVTQGAIVMDILKTDEQGNPLLDGNNDPLPPVYHRDNVSEGALNEVANLENGSYKAVFILDLGPQGPSPEDVKEFRDFNVTDTTTEIPLAEVKFVINVILTGTNSTGGGELFILVNGQKLVSNLPAERVGNELKVEYNLPIGTYKAEAFIDTNGNGQYDSGERKVEIQTFDITKDNYYTTQQYNTDIF from the coding sequence ATGAAAAAGTCGATTGTTATAGTCTTAATAGGGTTATTAGGGCTATCAGGGTGTATTGGAGTATGGGGGGATAAAACTACAGTTAAACCAAAATATGAAAAAACTGCAGTAGACTATTATGAAGCTGCGAGAACAAATTTTGCAGATCCATATAAAGTAACTACACCAGAAGAGGTAGATAAAAATGTAGTGGAAAATGCAAAAATGGCAGAAGGGAAAAGTTTATTAGAAAAAGATTCAGAAATAGAGATGAAATCAAAATTATTAAGAGCAATGGCTCAAAATTACAAAGGACAATTATTAGTAGAAGAGGGAGAAGATTCTCCAACAGGAGCAATTTCAAGAGCAAGAGCTATTTCTATTAATAATTCTAAGGCAGAATTAGAATTTGCAGAAGCTAATATAGAGCTTAGTGCATTAGAGTATAAGAGTATAGCAGCTAAAGCTATAAAAGTAAATGTTTTATCAAATTGGTCTCAAATTGATGATACAAAATTAACAGCTGCAGAGGATGCTGCAGACAATTTATCTATGGTACAAGATCAAATAGATAGTGATCCAAATTTGCAAAATATAAAAGTTGCTGGTGAAAAAATAGAGTCAGAAGATGTTTTGACAAAAGTTGCAGATATATATATAAAAAAAGGAGATAACAAAAAAGCTATGGAATCTCTTGCGAAAGCTCAAGAGATAACAGACGGGAAAAATAAAACAACAAAAGACTCTAAAGTTTTAAAAATAAAAATAAAAATGGCGGATGTATTAATAGATAGCGGGCAACCAGAAGCAGCAGCTAAAGTGCTAAAATCAGTTGTAGATGAATCACAATCTATGAGTGCAAGTACAGATATAAAAGAGAAAGCAAAGGCAAAATTAGTAGCAGAAGGATTACAAAGAGTACAAGCAATAGCAGAAGCAGGAGTAGATTTATCTGATACTGGAATAGATACAGAAAAAGTAAAAAAAGGATTAAAAAATGTTACAGATGTAGCAAATGCAGGGACTCAAAATTTAATTACAGATGAAAAATTAAATTCGATAAAAGGTAAAGTAGCAGATAAAATTAACGAAGCTAAAGATAATGTGGAAGTTGGAAAAGATAAAGAAATAAATAATGCGTATAGCCAATTATTAATAGGAGAATTGGATAAATCTGAAAAATTATTTGAAACTTTAATACAAGATAGCGAAGTATTAGCAAGTGGTAAATATACAAGAGATGTAATTTTTGGATTGGCATTAGTTTATACAAAAAAAGGAGAAACAGAAAATGCAATTGAAACTTATAAGAGAGTTTCAGTATTGATTCCAGAGGATGGGGATTCGGTAAAAAGAGCAGCAATGGAAATTTCTAAATTGTCTGAAGATAAAACTGAAGAAGTGGGAGGTAATAAATTAGTAATAATACCTCCAACATTTAAGAAAACATCATTTTTACCAGGAGATAGTTTAAGTTTAGCTATCGATATTATGTATTCTGATATGTCAAATATAGATAAAAATATTGAATTAAAAGCCTCTATATATAATAAACAAGGTGAAGAAGAAAAAGATATAATGAGAGCAATTAATTTTAAATATGATGAAAAAAATGTATTTAAAGGGGAAGCAGTTATTAGTTTAACAGCTATTTCTGGACAATACAAATTGGTAATTATGGCTAAAGAAAAAAATGGAGCTCTTTATTCTAGATTTGAGATGCCTATATTTATAGGTAGAATAAGTGATATAAAAAATAATGTAAAAATAGATATGGTAAAAATAGATAAAGATATATTAAAAGTGGAATTAATGAATTTTAAAACTAATTCAGGAATAAAATTGAAAATTAATTCTACAGAAGCTGCGATTAGTATGGCTGGAGAAGCAATATATTCTCTTACAGGCTCTGACAAATTAGATGGAGAGCATGAGATGAATATTGAATTATATCAAAATAATAAAGTGGTAGATACAAGAATATTTAAATATAAAATAGGAACTTTGGAAGTTATTTCGGATGAATCAAGAGCAGCAATAGAAGTAAAAGTGAAAGATATAGTAAGTAGATTTAATGGAGATAAGGCGAATATATTATCTCTTGTAGATGATAAGAGTAATTTATATAGAGTATTAAGTGATAAATTAACTACAGCATCAGCGATAGATATAACAAGAGAAGAAATAAATAAACCTATTGTAGATAAATATGGTAATTTTGCTATAGTAAGAACAAATGAAAAGGTAACTGTTAATGATAATGAGATACCATATTATCAAGAGTATAAATTAGTAAAAATAGTAGATGAAGATGGAGCAGAGAGTTGGAAAATAAGAAATATTGCTTTTCTAGATATTTTATTTGTTAATTCGAAAAATATAGATACAGATAATGATGGATTAACAGATGAAGAAGAGGAACAGTTAGGGACAAATCCAAACAATCCTGATACAGATGGAGACGGATATACAGATGGAGAAGAAGTTGCAAAAAATAGTGATCCAAATAATAAAGATAGTGTTCCAGCAGAAGAAGAAGGGGTAAATGCAACTGAAACAGTTAATATATTGAATCAAGTTTTTGATATATTATCTAACTCAGAAGCTAAAGATACAATAGAAGGGTTTATAAATGGATCTACTACTGAGAGTGCAATAAGTTTTATAAATAAATATTATACAGAAAATATAGATGAAACATTTAAAGAAGAATTAACTAATAAAATAAAAGAGAATTTAGAATTTTTAAGTAATAAAAAGGTTACATTGAAATTTATAAAACCTAATGTAGAAGAAAAAAAATTAAATGAGATACCATTTGATTTAAGAAAGAAAAGTAATATATATATATTGAATCTAGATGTAGTCTTTGATTTGAGAGATGATAGTGACAGACCTATATTTACTGACAATATGCATTTCGAATTTGTTGGTAAAAAATCTGAAGACGGAAGTTTATCTTGGAAAGTAAGGTATGCCTCTAAATTAGAAAATGGATTCTTTATACCAGAAATATTGAAATCAGCAGATAATCAAGATAATGATGGAGATGGGTATATAGATGAAGAACTTCCAAATGGAGAAGATGATGATGGAGATGGATTGGTAGATGAGGATTTAAGAGCGCCAATTGGAGGCGGAGTAGATGATACAGGTGTAGTTAAATTTACTTTAAATAATAATCATATGAAGTTTGTAAAAATAATAGCTAAATATAGTGTGAATTCTACAGATACAACTGAAAGTGCAATAATATTAAAAGGAGCAATAAGAAGGTTTGGAAGAATACAAACAGAAACAACTGAAGACAAATTGCCACTTAATACAGAGTTAAAAGTAAAAATAGATGTAGAGGGAGTTGGAAAATATGAAAGTGATTGGTTTACTTTAACAGCAGATTCTCAAGAAGAAGATTTGGGAGATATTACAAATAAGTTAATGGAACCAATGAAAATCACATTCCCAGAAAATGAACATGAATTTGATTTGTCAACTACTAATGGTGGAGTTAGGATAGAATGGACAAAATTAAATTCTGATGAAATAAAAACATATGCAGTGGTAGTGGTAACAGATATGCGGGATATAGAACAAGGTAATTTTGATAATTTTGTGGCTGTTAAATTTATGGATGCAACTACGACAGAATCAGCAATGAGTTGGGATTATAAAGAATCATCAATGGATGATTTTGATGTAAATAATGGATTTGGTAGAAAACTTCTTCCTAATACTAATTATATTGCTGTTATTGGAGCATTTAAGGAGGATATTTCTACATTGATGCAAGAAAGTAACGAATCTGATCCAGTTGTTATTTCTAAACCAGTAATGTTTAAAGTAAAAGGAATAGAAGGTCTATATAAAGTTGGTGGAAATATTTATAATAATAATTTCATACCATTTGGAGTTAATATAGCTGTAATGGAAAATATGCCTGATAATGCAGAAGATGTAACTCCTGATTATATATTCAGAATAGATAGTTCAAATGCAGCAGGTTGGGATAATGGAGAGAGAGCTTTCAGGTTACCATTTGAGATATCTATTCCAGAAGGAAAATATTATATTGGTGCATATTTAGATGTTAATAATAATGGTAGAATAGATGAAGGCGATTTGCTAAGTAATTTGTTAGGAGAAGAGGATAATGATAACAATGGAGAACCAGATGGATTTGTAGTAGATAAAGATAAAACGGCTACAAAGTTATATTTAAGAGAAAATATGGGCGGAGATACAATTAAAGGTACAATAACTAATAAAACTGATATGGCAGGAAATTTGATGGTGGCAATACTTGAGTATAATAAAGAGTCTCAAGAACCACATGGTAATTTTGTAACTGATATGATAGCAGGAAATATTAATGCAAATGACGATAATGATTATAAGATGAATTTTAAACCATATGGAGATGGAAATATAGCATTTGGAATAGAAACGTTTATAGATTTAAATGGAGATAGAATGCCGGAACCAAATGAACCAAAATCATCATTTACTAAATTTTATGATAATGGGGGATATATAATAGATAAAGAACATATTGATTTAACAATAAATAAAATAGTAACTCCAGGAGATGGAATAGATAATGATAAAGATGGAAAAGTAGATGAAGAGTTACCAAATGGAATAGACGATGATGGAGATGGATTAATAGATGAAGATACTAAAATTCCTGAAAATACAGCAGGAGATGGAGAAGTAATAGGTAAAGTAGAATTAGAAGGAGGATATGGAAGTTTCATAGATTACGGAGTATTGATATATAATACAAAAGAAGATTTCTATAACTTCCTATTTGGAGGAACTACTGATGGTGGTGGTAATTATGATATAACAGGTCTTCCAGTAGATTTGCCAGAAAATGAAAAATTAATGATAGAATTTAAAAAAGAGGGATATCAACAAGTAACAACAGAAGCTGGAATAACAAAAGATATGCATACAAATACCTTACAAACTATAATATTAAAAAAGAGATTGAAAATAACTAAACCGAATACACAGTTTGTAATGTGGAATATTGGAGATAGCAACTTAGATACAGAGGTAATGTGGGAATTAAAGAGTGGTGTAAAATATAAAATAGTTGTTGGCTGGGACTATGAAACAGCACAATCGAAACCAATATTTGAAAAAGATTTAGGTTCTGATATTGATACATATACTTTTACAAAGGAAGATTTGCAAAATATAGGAATAGGACATAGAGTTATATTAGTGATTGGAGCTGGAGCTGCATCGGCACCAATTGATGTAGAGATTCAAGATAATACAACTTATAATAATAAGATAATAGGAGAAATAGTAACAAAAGAGCCTATAAATCAAAATATAATATTAGGTTTATTTGAGAATGATCCAAAAAATATGAATGAATTTAGACCTAAATATAGATTTGATATAGATAGGATGAATTATACAACAACGAATAGTGCAATAAGTGGAGAGATGTCATATATTTATAGTTATAACTTTACAATACCAGAAACAGGATTTTATTACATAGCAGCAATGGTAGATAATGATGCCAATAATATGATAACTCCAAATGATTTTGTAGGAATGTTAAATTATGCTATGCAAATAAAAGCTGGAGATAATCAAATTAGCAGATTTGGTTTGGAAAGGATGCAAGGGGGAGATAATTTAGATATAACTATAGATGTAGATAATAGTATAACAGTTGGAAATATAATGTTAGGGCTTTATAAATGGGATAGTGCAACTGGAAACTGGAAAGAAAAACCAGAAGAGCAATCAAATGAACCATTTATGTATCATCAAGAGTTTGGAAGACAATATGATTTGGAATATAAAGATGAAAATGGTGAAGTAAATAGATATGCTTTAATGGCTTTTGTAGATGTAGATGGTGATGGTATGCCAAAGAATACAGAAGAGGTAAAAAGCGATTATATCGAATTAACTTTTGATAATACAGGTAGAATAATAAATAGAAATATATATTTACCTATAATGAAAAATAAAGTAACAGGGACTAGTAAAATAGATGTAACAGTAATTGCAGATGATAATTCAACTATTACAGGAGCAAATGTAGAGATTTATAATGAAAAATATAATTTGAGAATAATGATGGTAACTAATGCATCAGGTGAGGTTGTATTTGAAAAATTACCAGCAGGAAAATATGATGTTAAAGTTAGAAAAGAGGGATATTCAGAAGAGTATGAGGAAATATATACAGTAGATGGAGAAACTACAACAAAATCATTTACTATGCAACAGCAGTTAGGTGAAACATATTTCTTAAGAGGAACTATTATGATAGAGGGAGCAACAGAAACTCTTAATATGGGAAGAGTTGTAGTAAACATAATTAATTCAGATAATACAGAAGAATATGTTACAGATAGTTCTATAATGAATAACAATTTTGAAATAGGTAATTTAGTATCTGGAAGTTATAGACTTCATGTCGTGGATATTGCAGGATATCCAGAAGAGGTTAGGGATTTTGTAATTGATAAATCAGATATATATATAGATGATATAGTATTAAAAAAATTAGGAGAGGGTAGTATATCTGGTAATGTAAGTGCAAGAAACTTTCCTTGGGGAGAAATAAGAGTTAATACTTTAAGTGGAAAAGAGGTAGGACAAGCTCAAATAGATCCTGTAACAGGAAGTTTTGTGGTAGATGGATTACCTATAGGGACTGAATTGAAGTATGAGATAAATGTAGAGGGATATATGTGGTATGGAAATAAAGTTACAATTGATGAAACAATAAAAACAGTTGATTTTGGAACTATAAATTTACAAGAGGCAGGAACAAATACATTGGAAGTAACAATAACAAATCCAGAAGTAGTTACAGATTTCTGGCATGCAGGAATATTAAAAGTAGATGAAAATGGTAATAAAGATTATATAACAAATGGAGAATGGAACGGAGTTGATAAAATATACTTTAGAAATATTCCAACAGGAAATTTTGTTATAGAAATAAGTGGAAATGGATTTATGGATGTGCAAGATATGCCAGTAGAAGTAATTAATGAAAATACGATATTAAATATAACATTAAAAACACCAATAAAAATAGTATCACCAGCAACACATTCAATAGAAAAAGATGGTTCTGGAAATTATACAGTTAATTTCCAATGGGAAGATAATACAGCAGCTGTAAATACATATGTAATAGCTGTAAAACAAGGAGAAATTAATAATGACAATATAACAGGACCAGAATATTTTGATACAGCATTAATTTTAGTTGATAAAACAACAAAAGAGTGGACATATGTAGATAAAGCAAAAGCAACAGGAAGCTTAGAATTTGCTAATAGTTTAACACCTAATTATATGTATGGATATATGATATTGGGATTTGCAGAGACAACAACAGAATTAGAAGCTAAAATTAATAATAGTGAAGATGTAGAACCTATAATAACTTCTGAGCCAGATAGTTTTATGCTTGCAAGTGATGCAGTGGGAGAAGTAGAAGTAAAAGTAATAAACACTAATAATGTGCCAATACCAAGTGATGGTAGTATATTAGTAGCAATATTTAAAGATTATATGCCAATGGGAGAGGATGGTGGACCAACAGGAGATCAAATAGTTGGAATAAAAGAAAATGTACCGGTTTCAACATCATTATTGCCAGGAAATGCAGGAGGTATGCCAGGACAAACTATTACAGTACCAATATCTCAAGAGATGGTATCAACTGGAGCTACAACTGGATATGTTGCATTTGTAATGGTTCAAGATGGAATGGGAAATGAGATAAAAGATCTATTTGGTGCAGATTTAGTGAAGTTTAATAGTACGGGATTAGTAGAACCAATAGATATAAATATGATAGGTGGAGCAAGTGATGAAGTGATGGGAATGTTTGCTAAAAAGATAGTAACATTAAACTTAACTTTACCTACAGATATGAATATAGATTATAGTAAAAATGTAAAAATGGAAGCAGATATATATTCAGAAGATAAACATGATGGTATAGCTTGGAAGGAGTTTAAAGTTAATTCTGACAGTGAATTACCAACAACAATTACATTATATATAATGAAAGACTATGATATTAATAATAATTATAAAATACACACAAGTATATATTATGATAATGGGGCTGGTAATAAAGAAAATATTGCTGGAGATTATGATGTAGTTTTTGATGATGGAGATAGTTATAATATGGATTTGCAGTTAGATAATGGAAATCAGCAACCATCAGGAAAAGATATAACTTTAATAGGAAATATAACAAATAATGTAAATCAAGGAGCAATAGTAATGGATATACTAAAAACAGATGAACAAGGAAATCCATTATTAGATGGAAATAATGATCCGTTGCCACCAGTATATCATAGAGATAATGTAAGTGAAGGTGCATTAAATGAAGTAGCGAATTTAGAAAATGGAAGTTATAAAGCAGTATTTATATTGGACTTAGGACCTCAAGGTCCAAGTCCAGAGGATATAAAAGAGTTTAGAGACTTTAACGTAACAGATATAACAACAGATATTTCTTTAGGAGATATAGAATTTAATGCAACTCAACCAACAGGAAAAGATGTAACTTTAACAGGAACGATAACAAATAATGTAACCCAAGGAGCAATAGTAATGGATATACTAAAAACAGATGAACAAGGAAATCCATTATTAGATGGAAATAATAATCCGTTGCCACCAGTATATCATAGAGATAATGTAAGTGAAGGTGCACTAAATGAAGTAGCGAATTTAGAAAATGGAAGTTATAAAGCAGTATTTATATTGGACTTAGGAGCTCAAGGTCCAAGTCCAGAAGATGTAAAAGAGTTTAGAGACTTTAATATAACAGATACAACAACAGATATTTCTTTAGGAGATATAGAATTTAATGCAACTCAACCAACAGGAAAAGATGTAACTTTAACAGGAACGATAACAAATAATGTAACTCAAGGAGCAATAGTAATGGATATACTAAAAACAGATGAACAAGGAAATCCATTATTAGATGGAAATAATGATCCATTGCCACCAGTATATCATAGAGATAATGTAAGTGAAGGTGCATTAAATGAAGTAGCGAATTTAGAAAATGGAAGTTATAAAGCAGTATTTATATTGGACTTAGGACCTCAAGGTCCAAGTCCAGAAGATGTAAAAGAATTTAGAGATTTTAACGTAACAGATACAACAACAGAGATTCCTTTAGCTGAAGTAAAGTTTGTAATTAATGTAATATTAACTGGAACAAATAGCACAGGAGGAGGGGAATTATTTATTTTGGTTAATGGACAAAAATTAGTTTCCAATTTACCAGCAGAGAGAGTAGGAAACGAACTTAAAGTTGAATATAATCTTCCAATAGGTACTTACAAGGCAGAAGCTTTTATAGATACAAATGGAAACGGACAATATGATTCTGGTGAAAGAAAAGTTGAAATACAAACATTTGATATAACAAAGGACAATTATTATACAACTCAACAGTATAATACAGATATATTTTAA